From the Entomomonas sp. E2T0 genome, one window contains:
- a CDS encoding zf-TFIIB domain-containing protein — protein MKCPSCQQGELKYSQLEEFLPCQTCNHCGGNWLLLIDYLSWQSVTKFAATTDETHTNTTIEADESSHALICPVTGTLMTKYRISSKSTHKIDLSTAANAIWLDKGEWVLLKQQGLSHKLNSIFTEPYQKHIREELASKTFEELYQHQFGKEAYQQLKTFRTWLDKQDKRAAMLAYLIAEDPYSAIR, from the coding sequence ATGAAATGCCCAAGTTGCCAACAAGGCGAATTAAAATATTCGCAACTGGAAGAATTTCTTCCTTGTCAAACCTGTAATCATTGCGGTGGTAATTGGTTATTGCTGATAGACTACTTAAGTTGGCAAAGCGTTACTAAATTTGCCGCTACTACAGATGAAACTCACACTAATACCACCATTGAAGCGGATGAAAGTAGCCATGCATTAATCTGCCCTGTTACAGGCACATTAATGACTAAATACCGTATTTCAAGTAAAAGCACTCACAAAATTGATTTAAGTACGGCAGCTAATGCCATTTGGTTGGATAAAGGCGAATGGGTGCTCTTAAAACAACAAGGCTTAAGCCATAAACTAAATAGTATTTTTACAGAACCTTATCAAAAACACATTCGTGAAGAGCTAGCCTCTAAAACATTTGAGGAGCTTTATCAACATCAATTTGGTAAAGAAGCTTATCAACAATTAAAAACTTTCCGCACATGGTTAGATAAGCAAGATAAACGTGCAGCTATGCTTGCCTATTTAATAGCAGAAGATCCTTATTCAGCCATTCGCTAA
- a CDS encoding pyruvate, water dikinase regulatory protein, with amino-acid sequence MKRTAFFVSDGTGITAEAIGHSLLSQFDKIELQMTTKPYINTVEKAQQLVQQVNEAAEKDGVRPLVFETIINQEISNTLKQCNGFIINIFSTFLSSLETELDTKATGSVGKTHSISNSYVDRIDAINFALDNDDGSRTRFYDRADIILIGASRTGKTPSCLYMAMQYGIRAANYPLTEEDLESRKLPEPLRDHKNKLFGLTIDVDRLVAIRNERRSNSKYASYAQCQYEIQEIEALFQRENIAFVNSTHFSVEEIAAKILATQNVTRRF; translated from the coding sequence ATGAAAAGAACCGCATTTTTTGTATCTGATGGTACTGGTATTACAGCTGAAGCAATAGGTCATAGCTTATTGTCACAGTTTGATAAAATAGAACTACAAATGACCACTAAGCCTTATATTAATACGGTTGAAAAAGCCCAACAGCTCGTTCAACAAGTTAATGAGGCGGCGGAAAAAGATGGTGTGCGCCCCCTTGTTTTTGAAACTATTATTAATCAAGAAATTAGTAATACCTTAAAACAATGTAATGGCTTTATTATTAATATTTTTTCTACTTTCTTATCTTCTTTAGAAACAGAGCTAGATACAAAAGCCACTGGCTCTGTAGGAAAAACTCACTCTATTTCAAATAGTTATGTAGATCGTATTGATGCTATTAACTTTGCCTTAGATAATGATGATGGTTCACGTACTCGTTTTTATGATCGTGCGGATATTATTCTAATTGGTGCCTCTCGCACAGGTAAAACCCCTAGCTGCCTTTATATGGCCATGCAATATGGTATACGTGCAGCTAATTATCCATTAACAGAAGAAGATTTAGAAAGCCGTAAATTACCAGAACCACTGCGAGATCATAAAAATAAGCTATTTGGTTTAACCATTGATGTAGACCGTTTAGTAGCTATTCGTAATGAACGCCGCTCCAATAGTAAATACGCTAGTTATGCCCAATGTCAATATGAAATCCAAGAGATAGAAGCATTATTTCAGAGGGAAAATATCGCCTTTGTTAACTCTACTCATTTTTCAGTAGAAGAAATTGCTGCTAAAATCCTAGCAACCCAAAACGTGACTAGACGTTTTTAA
- the ppsA gene encoding phosphoenolpyruvate synthase, giving the protein MATNTKYVVSLENVGVHDVETVGGKNASLGEMISNLAGAGVSVPGGFATTADAYREFLEQSGLNNRIHDLLDTLDVDDVNALAKAGSQIRQWIMEADFPAQLDADIRTAFAELAQGHDISVAVRSSATAEDLPDASFAGQQETFLNIRGVDNVIRAAKEVFASLFNDRAIAYRVHQGFDHKLVALSAGVQRMVRSETGTAGVMFTLDTESGFRDVVFITGAYGLGETVVQGAVNPDEFYVHKPTLEAGRPAILRRNLGSKAIKMVYGDEAKAGHSVKTVDVANEERARFCITDEEVANLAKQALIIEKHYGRPMDIEWAKDGDDGKLYIVQSRPETVKSRTNISVMERYLMKEKGNILVEGRAIGQRIGSGPVKIIHSVAEMDKVQPGDVLVSDMTDPDWEPVMKRASAIVTNRGGRTCHAAIIARELGIPAVVGCGDATKVLKDGQEVTVSCAEGDTGVIYEGKLDFDIRKSSVDAMPPLKFKIMMNVGNPDRAFDFSMLPNEGVGLARLEFIINRMIGVHPKALLNFNGLPMDVKEAVEKRIAGYSSPVDFYVDKLVEGVSTLAAAFYPKKVIVRLSDFKSNEYANLIGGKLYEPEEENPMLGFRGASRYISESFRDCFELECRAMKRVREEMGLTNVELMVPFVRTLGEASQVIDLLAEYGLKRGENGLRVIMMCELPSNALLADEFLEYFDGFSIGSNDMTQLTLGLDRDSGVIAHLFDERNPAVKKLLSMAIQACRKANKYIGICGQGPSDHPDLAKWLMEQGIESVSLNPDSVLDTWFFLADNQ; this is encoded by the coding sequence TTGGCGACTAATACAAAGTACGTAGTTTCATTAGAGAATGTAGGCGTACACGACGTGGAGACGGTAGGAGGCAAGAATGCCTCCTTGGGTGAAATGATTAGTAATTTAGCTGGTGCAGGAGTTTCCGTACCAGGAGGTTTTGCCACAACAGCTGACGCTTATCGTGAGTTCTTGGAGCAAAGTGGTTTAAATAATCGTATCCATGATTTACTAGACACATTAGATGTAGATGATGTTAATGCTTTAGCTAAAGCAGGTAGCCAAATTCGCCAATGGATTATGGAGGCGGACTTTCCTGCTCAATTAGATGCAGATATTCGTACTGCATTTGCTGAGTTAGCTCAAGGGCATGATATTTCAGTAGCTGTTCGTTCCTCTGCAACTGCCGAAGACCTTCCAGATGCTTCTTTCGCGGGCCAACAAGAAACCTTTTTAAATATTCGTGGCGTTGATAATGTAATTCGTGCTGCTAAAGAAGTATTTGCCTCTTTATTTAATGATCGTGCGATTGCTTATCGTGTGCATCAAGGGTTTGATCATAAGTTAGTGGCTTTATCGGCTGGTGTACAACGTATGGTTCGTTCTGAAACAGGTACCGCAGGGGTGATGTTTACCCTAGATACAGAATCTGGTTTTAGAGATGTTGTATTTATTACAGGTGCTTATGGTTTAGGAGAAACCGTCGTACAAGGTGCTGTCAATCCGGATGAGTTTTATGTACATAAGCCTACTTTAGAAGCTGGTCGTCCTGCTATTTTACGTCGTAATTTAGGTAGCAAAGCCATTAAGATGGTTTATGGGGATGAAGCTAAAGCAGGGCACTCAGTAAAAACGGTTGATGTGGCCAATGAAGAACGTGCTCGTTTCTGTATTACTGATGAAGAAGTAGCTAATCTAGCTAAACAAGCATTAATTATTGAGAAACACTATGGTCGTCCAATGGATATTGAATGGGCGAAAGATGGTGATGATGGCAAACTTTATATTGTGCAATCTCGTCCTGAAACCGTAAAAAGCCGTACCAATATTAGTGTAATGGAACGTTACCTAATGAAAGAAAAGGGTAATATTCTTGTAGAAGGTCGTGCAATTGGGCAGCGTATAGGTTCTGGCCCTGTAAAAATTATCCATAGTGTGGCTGAAATGGACAAGGTACAACCTGGTGATGTATTAGTCTCTGATATGACGGATCCAGATTGGGAGCCAGTAATGAAGCGTGCTAGCGCGATTGTTACCAATCGTGGTGGTCGTACTTGCCATGCTGCTATTATTGCTCGTGAATTAGGTATCCCTGCGGTAGTAGGTTGTGGCGATGCAACCAAAGTTTTAAAAGATGGTCAAGAAGTTACTGTTTCTTGTGCAGAAGGTGATACAGGGGTTATTTACGAAGGTAAATTGGATTTTGATATTCGTAAAAGCTCAGTAGATGCTATGCCACCTTTAAAATTCAAAATCATGATGAATGTGGGTAATCCTGATCGTGCTTTTGATTTCTCAATGCTACCGAATGAAGGCGTTGGTTTAGCACGTTTAGAGTTTATTATTAACCGTATGATAGGGGTGCATCCTAAGGCATTATTAAACTTTAATGGCTTGCCCATGGATGTGAAAGAAGCGGTTGAAAAACGTATTGCTGGATACAGTAGCCCTGTTGATTTCTATGTAGATAAACTAGTGGAAGGAGTAAGTACTTTAGCCGCTGCTTTTTATCCTAAGAAAGTGATTGTGCGTTTATCTGACTTTAAATCCAATGAATATGCCAACTTAATTGGTGGCAAGTTATATGAACCTGAAGAAGAAAACCCCATGTTGGGCTTCCGTGGTGCTTCTCGTTATATTAGCGAGTCTTTCCGCGATTGCTTTGAGCTAGAATGTCGTGCCATGAAACGTGTGCGCGAAGAAATGGGCTTAACCAATGTGGAACTAATGGTACCCTTTGTTCGTACATTAGGTGAAGCTAGCCAAGTAATTGATTTATTAGCCGAGTATGGCTTAAAGCGTGGTGAGAATGGTTTACGCGTTATTATGATGTGTGAATTACCATCCAATGCGTTACTGGCTGATGAGTTCTTAGAGTATTTTGATGGTTTCTCTATTGGCTCTAATGATATGACTCAATTAACCTTAGGGTTAGATAGAGATTCAGGTGTTATTGCCCATTTATTTGATGAGCGTAATCCTGCTGTTAAGAAACTATTATCTATGGCTATTCAGGCATGTCGTAAAGCTAATAAATATATTGGCATTTGTGGACAAGGACCATCAGACCATCCTGATTTAGCAAAATGGTTGATGGAACAAGGTATCGAAAGTGTTTCATTAAATCCTGATTCAGTTTTAGATACGTGGTTCTTCTTAGCTGATAATCAATAA
- the gmd gene encoding GDP-mannose 4,6-dehydratase, with product MAKKALITGITGQDGSYLAEFLLEKGYEVHGIKRRASSFNTQRIDHIYQDPHVENKNFILHYGDLTDTSNLTRIIQQIQPDEIYNLGAQSHVAVSFESPEYTADVDGMGTLRLLEAIRLLGLEKKTRFYQASTSELYGLVQETPQKETTPFYPRSPYAAAKLYAYWITVNYREAYGMYACNGILFNHESPRRGETFVTRKITRGLAYIAQGLEQCLYLGNLNALRDWGHAKDYVRMQWLMLQQEQPEDFVIATGKQYSVRDFIRWSAEQLGITLEFKGEGINEYAVITAITGNDAPALDVGDIIVRVDPRYFRPTEVETLLGDPTKAKQKLGWVPEITVQEMCHDMVKEDLKTAKRHALLKQHGYELPVSIED from the coding sequence ATGGCTAAAAAAGCATTAATAACAGGTATTACTGGGCAAGATGGTTCTTATCTTGCCGAATTTTTATTAGAAAAAGGGTATGAGGTGCATGGTATTAAGCGTCGTGCTTCTTCATTCAATACCCAACGTATTGACCATATCTATCAAGATCCACATGTGGAAAATAAAAACTTTATTCTGCACTATGGTGATCTAACAGATACCTCTAATTTGACCCGTATTATTCAACAAATACAACCCGATGAGATTTATAATCTTGGGGCACAGTCGCATGTGGCAGTGAGTTTTGAATCACCTGAATATACAGCTGATGTAGATGGTATGGGGACATTAAGACTATTAGAAGCTATTCGTTTATTGGGTTTAGAGAAAAAAACGCGCTTCTATCAAGCCTCTACTTCTGAGCTTTATGGTTTAGTGCAAGAAACGCCACAAAAAGAAACAACACCTTTTTACCCACGTTCTCCTTATGCAGCAGCCAAGCTCTATGCTTATTGGATCACTGTAAATTATCGTGAAGCCTATGGCATGTATGCATGTAATGGTATTTTATTTAATCACGAGTCGCCACGCAGAGGGGAAACCTTTGTCACCCGTAAAATTACCCGTGGTTTGGCTTATATTGCACAAGGTTTAGAGCAATGTTTATACCTTGGTAATCTTAATGCTTTGCGCGATTGGGGACATGCTAAAGATTATGTGCGGATGCAATGGCTTATGTTGCAACAAGAGCAGCCAGAAGACTTTGTTATAGCTACAGGGAAGCAATATTCGGTACGAGATTTTATTCGTTGGTCAGCGGAACAACTGGGTATTACCCTTGAGTTTAAGGGGGAAGGTATTAATGAATATGCTGTGATTACAGCAATTACTGGTAATGATGCACCTGCTTTAGATGTGGGTGATATTATTGTAAGAGTAGACCCTCGTTATTTCCGACCTACTGAAGTAGAAACATTGTTAGGTGATCCTACTAAAGCTAAGCAAAAACTAGGTTGGGTGCCTGAAATTACTGTTCAGGAAATGTGTCACGATATGGTTAAAGAAGACCTAAAAACGGCTAAACGCCATGCTTTATTAAAACAACATGGTTATGAGTTACCTGTAAGTATAGAGGATTAG